The following proteins are encoded in a genomic region of Hymenobacter siberiensis:
- a CDS encoding SusD/RagB family nutrient-binding outer membrane lipoprotein, whose protein sequence is MKLFKFCLILASAGTLAVAPGCKDFYNVNVNPLTPTAVDLNSLLPVAQVNMAEYLGDNIGGLSQYTMALMQQLYNTRNIGNFQQTGDAFSGEWAGLYRGVLINNERIITQGTTEQRWNYVGIAQLQKAYVFSQMVDVWGDIPYSEALKGEVNPAPRFDKDEAIYNGTTTIQGLFSLIDEGLANLAKPGSVPTKPTLSAVDLIYKGDLDKWARFGRTLKLKLYNQLRKTTTATTVQSQVGPLLTGPLMEETGDFQLGYLNTTNPDNRNPGYVTDYNANPENRIGRYFYEGMLTLNDPRKPYYFFNQLAAGTTTTNQDYISPLDPSFVTVRPGTSSQYASVATTASVQTVQGLYPVGGRYDDGKGGKTGTTSGKAEAPQRLLTYYSRKYTEAELRLTVYNDVVAARTAFDAAVQASFNKVNAIATADGSPVIPAASITTYKTSALARFDNAPSAEDKLEVIMYEKYVASFGYGVDVYTDFRRTGHPTIRVSREAVAQSAPNSGLLVDDGATRANGPFPLRLYYPTNDLTLNPNSPRSQRDVTAPIFWDK, encoded by the coding sequence ATGAAACTTTTTAAATTTTGCCTGATACTCGCTTCGGCTGGTACGTTGGCCGTGGCCCCAGGCTGCAAAGATTTCTATAACGTCAACGTAAACCCCCTGACCCCGACGGCAGTGGATTTGAATTCCCTGCTGCCCGTGGCGCAGGTGAACATGGCTGAGTACCTAGGCGACAACATCGGCGGCCTGAGTCAGTACACCATGGCCCTGATGCAGCAGCTGTACAACACCCGCAACATCGGCAACTTCCAGCAGACCGGCGACGCGTTCAGCGGCGAGTGGGCGGGCCTCTACCGCGGCGTGCTCATCAACAATGAGCGCATCATCACGCAGGGCACCACCGAGCAGCGCTGGAACTACGTGGGCATTGCCCAGCTCCAGAAAGCCTACGTGTTCAGCCAGATGGTAGACGTGTGGGGCGACATTCCTTATTCGGAAGCCCTGAAGGGCGAAGTGAACCCGGCCCCGCGCTTCGACAAGGACGAGGCTATCTACAACGGCACGACCACCATTCAGGGCCTGTTCTCGCTCATCGATGAGGGCCTGGCCAACCTGGCCAAGCCCGGCTCCGTGCCAACCAAACCCACTTTGAGTGCCGTTGACCTCATATACAAAGGCGACCTGGATAAGTGGGCCCGCTTTGGCCGCACCCTCAAGCTGAAGCTCTACAACCAGCTGCGCAAAACCACTACGGCGACCACGGTTCAGAGCCAGGTTGGCCCTTTGCTGACTGGCCCGCTCATGGAGGAGACTGGTGACTTTCAGCTGGGCTACCTCAACACCACCAACCCTGACAACCGCAACCCCGGCTACGTAACCGACTACAACGCCAACCCGGAAAATCGCATTGGCCGGTATTTCTACGAAGGCATGCTGACGCTGAACGACCCGCGCAAGCCCTATTACTTCTTCAACCAGCTGGCCGCCGGCACCACGACGACTAATCAGGACTACATCAGCCCGCTGGACCCCAGCTTCGTGACGGTGCGCCCCGGCACGTCGAGCCAGTACGCCAGCGTGGCTACTACGGCCAGTGTTCAGACTGTGCAAGGCCTGTACCCGGTAGGCGGCCGCTACGACGACGGTAAGGGTGGCAAAACCGGCACCACCTCGGGCAAGGCGGAAGCCCCCCAGCGCCTGCTCACGTACTACAGCCGCAAATACACCGAAGCCGAGCTGCGCCTGACGGTATACAACGACGTAGTAGCCGCCCGCACCGCCTTCGACGCCGCCGTGCAGGCCTCCTTCAACAAAGTGAATGCCATTGCTACGGCTGATGGCAGCCCCGTTATTCCGGCCGCCAGCATCACAACCTACAAAACCAGCGCCCTGGCCCGATTCGATAACGCGCCCTCGGCCGAGGACAAGCTGGAGGTAATCATGTACGAGAAGTATGTGGCGAGTTTCGGTTACGGCGTAGATGTGTACACCGACTTCCGCCGCACCGGCCACCCCACCATCCGGGTATCGCGCGAGGCCGTAGCGCAGAGCGCGCCCAACAGCGGCCTGCTGGTAGACGACGGTGCTACCCGGGCCAACGGCCCGTTTCCCCTGCGCCTGTACTACCCCACCAACGACCTGACGTTGAACCCGAACTCTCCCCGCTCCCAGCGCGACGTGACCGCGCCCATTTTCTGGGACAAGTAG